A segment of the Superficieibacter sp. HKU1 genome:
ATAATTGCTTCAGCGCTCTTTTTTGATCTTCTGATAAATCATCTTGCTCATTTTTGGGATATATCAGGGCCAGATAAATCCGCCCTTTGCGCGTCACAGTATAATAAATTACCCGTACTCCGCCGCGTTTACCCATTCCGGGGCGACTCCAGCGGATTTTGCGAAAACCGCCCGTCCCGGCAATGACATCTCCGGTTTCAGGATCTTCAATCAGTAGCTCCTGAAACACACGGAACTCATCATCCGGTAAAAAAGCTTGCCGCCGCTTACTGAACCCGTGAAGCTCAATAAAAGTAAACATCCCTGTTCCTGCACTATTATAACTTTAACGCTATTTTACATGTACCCCGTACATACATCAAACGTTTTAGTGTACTGGGTACATAAATTATGTTTTCACTTTACAGCATGCTGCTCGTACAAGACTATCATGACCCGCCCTTAAGAGTGAGACAGCCACATAAAACGCCTTCATTTCTGACTTTCAGCAGAACATGATAAAATAGGCTTTTGCCCCCTACCCGAGGACGCTATGGACAAGACCACTTCGCAGGAGATGTTAGCGCAAGCTGAAAAGCTGTGCGTGCAACGCAATGTGCGCCTGACTCCGCAGCGCCTTGAAGTGTTGCGATTAATGAGCCTGCAACAAGGTGCAATCAGCGCCTACGATTTGCTCGACTTGCTGCGCGACAAAGAACCGCAGGCCAAGCCGCCGACGGTATACCGTGCGCTGGAATTTCTGCTCGAGCAGGGTTTTGTCCACAAGGTAGAATCAACCAACAGCTACGTGCTGTGCCACCTCTTCGACCACAACCATACGTCGGCGATGTTTATCTGCGACCGCTGCGGCGTCGTGAAAGAGGAAGGTGCCGATGGCGTGGAAGATATTATGCATGCCCTGGCAGCACGGATGGGATTTGCTTTACGCCACAACGTGATTGAAGCGCACGGGTTATGTGCAGACTGTGCAGAGGTTGAAGCCTGCCGTCATCCTGGCGACTGCCACCACGATCACAGTATTCAGAGTAAGAAAAAGCCGCGCTAGTGTCAGCACGGCTCTTTGTGGGGTGGTACCTCCATGTACCTTCGGGTAGGATCTTCTCAGCCGTTAGCTGAGGTTACAACTACCAGCGGTAATCGTGACGGGTTTCCCAGTCTTTCACTTCGGTTTCCGCCTGATCTTTCTGGTAACCGTAACGCTCCTGGATTTTACCTACCAGCTGGTCACGTTTACCTTCGATGACGGTCATATCGTCATCGGTCAGTTTGCCCCATTGTTCTTTCGCTTTACCTTTGAACTGTTTCCAGTTACCGCCGACTTCGTCTTTATTCATAATTATGTCCTCATTGTTGGGGTACAAATCATTTGAATTCTGTCGTCCAGATTGCATGTCTTTTCTGCTGAACGTAAGAATAAGTGTAGATGAGGATGCTGCACCCTGCGGAGAATTAAGAATATTTAACCCTGAGAAGCGCTACCACTAAGAGAGGGTCTGGCAAAAGGAAGGAACTCTGCGGCACCGACAGCACCGCAGAAATCAGAACAAATTTACAGCCACTCGCCGTTGCGGATCACGCCAACAGCCAGTCCTTCAATAGAGAAGTTTTGCTTACGCAAGTCAACCACGATAGGTGAAAACTCATTATTCTCAGGCAGCAGTTCAACAACATTGCCCTGTTTCTTCAGACGCTTAACAGTCACTTCTTCGTCAATACGCGCGACGACAACCTGGCCGTTACGTACATCCTGCGTTTTATGCACTGCCAGCAAATCGCCGTCCATAATACCGATGTCTTTCATCGACATACCGCTAACGCGCAGCAGAAAATCGGCGTTGGGTTTAAACAGCGACGGGTCGACCTGATAGTGACTTTCAATATGCTGCTGTGCCAGAAGCGGCTCGCCAGCGGCAACGCGGCCAATAAGAGGAATGCCTTCTTCTTCCTGCATTAGCAGGCGAATACCACGCGATGCGCCGGTGACAATCTCAATCACCCCTTTACGCGCCAGCGCTTTAAGATGTTCTTCAGCCGCATTTGGGGAACGGAACCCCAAACGTTGCGCAATTTCCGCACGCGTCGGTGGCATGCCTGTCTGGCTGATGTGATCCCGAATGAGATCGAACACCTCTTGCTGCCTGGCCGTTAACGCTTTCATTCCGCCCCCTGGGTGTATATACAGTTATGCTGTGAGTATATACAGTTAACGGCGATTTTGGAACCACCAATGGCACGAAAAATAAGAGACTTTTTTACTTTTGCGACCTTTAGCGGAAATGCGACCACAATAAGGTCACCCAGGTGATAAGCGCAACGACAATTGCCAGCAGTACTGCCGCCGATCCCATATCTTTGGCACGGCCTGAAAGTTCGTGTCTTTCCGTGCCGATACGGTCCACGACGGCTTCAATTGCACTGTTTAAAATTTCTACGATCATTACCAGCAGCACCGAGCCAATCAGCAGCACGCGGGTGATGGGATCGACATCCAGCCAGCAGGCGATAATGATAGCCACAAGGGCAGCCACGCCTTCCTGACGAAAAGCGGCTTCGTTGATCCATGCCGCACGAAATCCTTTCCAGGAATAACCCGCTGCGTTGATAATCCGGGTTAATCCGGTGGTATTATTGGCCATCAAAAGAACCTTTTAACATTATTAGCGTCAATGATATAACGCGCTTCCTGCGTAAGCTCAGAAAATCTGTTCACTTTCTGATATCCTTGCAGCGCATTTGCATGATTAACCAGAGGCTTCACATCGTTTATGTCCGGCTGGCCACGAATTTACTACAAATTACTGAATTTACCATTAAGTGTCCTGGTAAAGAGCAAGTCTATTCCGGCGGAACCTGCGCAGGAGTTGGGCCTGGATACCTCCCGCCCAATTATGTACGTATTGCCTTACAATTCAAAAGCGGATTTGCTGACGCTGCGCACGCAGTGCCTGGCGCACGATCTTCCCGATCCCATGGAGCCGCTGGAGATCGACGGCACCCTGCTGCCGCGCTACGTCTTTATACATGGCGGCCCGCGTGTATTCACGTATTACACGCCGAAAGAAGAGTCTATCAAACTCTTCCACGACTATCTGGACTTGCACCGCAGCAATCCGGGGCTGGACGTACAGATGGTGCCGGTATCGGTGATGTTTGGACGTTCGCCAGGGCGTGAGAAAGGCGAGGTTAACCCGCCGCTGCGCATGCTCAACGGCATACAAAAGTTTTTTGCCGTTTCCTGGCTGGGGCGCGACAGCTTTGTTCGTTTCTCCCCCTCGGTCTCTCTGCGCCGGATGGCCGACGAGCACGGAACGGATAAGATCATTGCGCAAAAGCTCGCGCGCGTTGCGCGTATGCACTTTGCCCGTCAGCGTCTGGCGGCCGTAGGGCCACGTCTGCCCGCTCGTCAGGATCTGTTTAATAAGCTTCTGGCGTCTAAAGCGATTGCCCGGGCAGTAGAAGACGAAGCGCGCAGCAAAAAAATCTCTCATGAAAAAGCGCAGCAGAATGCCATTGCGCTGATGGAAGAGATTGCCGCTAACTTCTCTTACGAGATGATCCGCCTGACTGACCGTATTCTGGGCTTCACCTGGAACCGTCTGTATCAGGGGATTAACGTGCATAACGCCGAGCGCGTGCGGCAGCTGGCGCATGATGGTCATGAGATTGTCTACGTGCCCTGCCACCGCAGCCATATGGACTATATGCTGCTCTCCTACGTGCTCTATCATCAGGGTCTGGTGCCACCGCATATTGCCGCGGGCATCAACCTGAACTTCTGGCCTGCCGGGCCCATTTTCCGCCGCCTGGGCGCGTTCTTTATTCGCCGTACCTTTAAGGGTAACAAGCTCTATTCGACGGTGTTCCGTGAATATCTCGGTGAACTGTTCAGCCGCGGCTATTCCGTTGAGTATTTTGTCGAAGGTGGCCGCTCACGTACTGGCCGTCTGCTGGATCCAAAAACCGGCACCCTGTCGATGACCATTCAGGCGATGCTGCGCGGCGGGACACGCCCCATCACTCTGGTGCCGATTTATATCGGCTATGAGCACGTGATGGAAGTGGGTACTTACGCCAAAGAACTGCGTGGCGCGACGAAAGAGAAGGAAAACCTGCTGCAGATGATGCGTGGTTTGAGCAAGCTGCGTAATCTCGGTCAGGGCTACGTCAATTTTGGCGAGCCAATGCCGCTGATGACCTACCTGAATCACCATGTGCCCGAGTGGCGTGAATCCATCGATCCAATTGAGGCAGTGCGCCCGGCCTGGCTAACGCCAACCGTTAACCGCATCGCCGCCGATCTGATGGTGCGCATTAACAATGCAGGCGCGGCGAACGCCATGAACCTGTGCTGTACCGCGCTGTTGGCTTCCCGTCAGCGCTCTCTGACCCGTGAGCAACTGACGCAGCAGCTGGATTGCTATCTCGATTTGTTACGTAATGTGCCGTATGCGCCGGATTCTACTGCGCCTGTGGCCACGGCGAACGAACTTATCGAGCATGCACTGCAGATGAATAAGTTCCAGGTCGAGAAAGATACCATCGGCGATATCATCGTTCTGCCGCGAGAGCAGGCGGTCCTGATGACGTATTACCGCAATAACATCACGCATATGCTGATGCTGCCCTCGCTGATTGCCGCCATTGTGACTCAGCATCGGCAGATTTCACGTGACGCCCTGCTGCACCATGTGGAACTACTTTACCCGATGCTGAAAGCCGAACTGTTCCTGCGCTGGGATACCAGTGAAGTGGCGGGGGTGATTGACGCATTGACGGCAGAAATGGCGCGCCAGGGGCTGATTACCTGTGAGGACGCGGAGTTCCGTATCAACCCGGCCCGTGCCCGAACGCTACAACTGCTGGCGGCAGGCGCGCGTGAAACGCTACAGCGCTATGCCATTACCTTCTGGCTGCTCAGTGCTAATCCGTCGATCAACCGTGGCACGCTGGAGAAAGAGAGCCGTACCGTGGCGCAACGTCTGTCCGTGCTGCACGGCATCAACGCGCCGGAGTTCTTCGATAAAGCGGTCTTTAGCTCTCTGGTGCTGACGCTGCGTGATGAAGGCTATATCAGCGATACCGGGGATGCGGAACCGGCAGAAACGATGAAGGTTTATCAGATGCTGGCGGAGTTAATTACCTCGGATGTGCGGTTAACGATTGAGAGCGCGGCACAGGGCGAGTGATAAAAATGCCGGATAGCGGTGATACCACCATCCGGCAAATCCAGGCCAAACGTCATAACCCATTGTAATTTTATCTTTCGTAGGCCGGGTAAGGCGAAGCCGCCACCCGGCAGGTTTATGCGAACGACCAGTAACTTACCGCCAGCCCGACAAACAGCGCCAGTCCGACATAGTTATTATTCATAAATGCCTTAAAACAGGCATCACGTTCACGCTGCATAATCAGCTTCTGCTGATACACAAACAGCGCGCCCGCTACGGCCACCGCCGCGTAGAATGCGCTGCCCAGCCCGTTCAGCCAGCCAATAGCGATCATCAGCGCCAGCACTGCCACCTGTAAAAGTCCAATGATCAACCGATCGTACTGCCCGAAAAGGATCGCCGTTGATTTCACGCCGATCTTCAGATCGTCATCGCGATCGACCATCGCATACTGCGTATCGTAGGCCACCGCCCAGAGAATATTACACAGGAACATCAGCCAGCAGCTCAGCGGCAGCGTTTCGCTGACGGCGGCGAACGCCATCGGGATCGACCAGCCGAAGGCCGCCCCCAGTACTACCTGCGGCAAATGGGTGTAGCGTTTCATAAATGGATACACCCATGCCAGCAGCAGCGCAGCAACGGAAAGCAGGATGGTCATCCGGTTCAGCGTCAATACCAGCAGGAAAGAGCACAGCACCAGCACGACAAACAATATGCGCGCCTCTTTGCCGCTGACGGCCCCGCTGGGTAACGGCCGGTTTGCCGTGCGCTTCACATGGCCATCAATTTTGCGATCGGCATAATCGTTTATCACACAGCCCGCCGCGCGCATCAGCCAGACGCCAGCGACAAAAACGGCCAGGATCCACAGCGGCGGCAGGCCCGGCGTCGCCACCCATAGCGCCCATAGCGTCGGCCACAGCAGCAGCAGCGCGCCAATAGGTTTGTCGGTACGCATCAGGCGATGATATGCCAACAGCTTATTCTGCGTCAGACTCCACTCCATTTCTCTCTTCCTTCTGGTAAATCGGTGATGCCGGTAAAAATAATTCGGTCAATAACAAGGGCTTTCCATTAAGCCGCAGCCGCGAGCGCCGTCCCCACAGATCGTCGCTCATCCCGATCTCGATAAAATCACGGGTCAGGGTTGAGGAAGTAAACAGATAGCGGCCCAGCGGCGTTTTACCCAGTTTTTGCAGCGCCAGCTCAGGACCGTTTAACGTTGATTCCGGCACAACGGTGCGCCCCACCAGCCACGGAACCTCGTCCGCACAAAGCACAATTTCCCGCAGCCAGTAGCGCGTTTCGTACGGCAATAGCGCCTGCTCTTCGGTAATCTCTTCCCGGCCAACAAACGCTTCGCGAAGTAAAGTAATGCTGACCGTCTTCCCCTGCTGTTCAAACCGTTTGGTCATCGAATCTTCCAGCAATAACCACTCTCGCAGTGCGGATTTTAGCGGGGGGATATGATCAAGATAGCGCAGCGCACGCAATTGCGTTAGCGCAGGATGTGACATGCCAGTTTCTCCGGTACATAGCCTGAAAACATTGTAACGCAGAAAAGTGGGATGGGGGGCGGGTTAGATGCAAAAGCGCAACAGATATGTAACACCGGATAGCCGGAAAAAAAGTGCGCCCCGAAGGACGCACCGAAAGGCTAAGCCTAAACATCAGCATTGTGGGGCAACCATCACCCCTTGCCTTTTACACTGCTGATAAAGGTGGAACGCGCTGAAGTTGACCCCAGACGCTCTGCTTCGTTAAGTAATTTCAATGCCTTATCGACATCGCCTTTATCAACAGCCTGTTTAATAGCCTGATTAAAGTAGGCTTCAGTATCATTCAGAACCGGCTCGTTTTTGGCGGCAGGCGCGGCGACCGGTGCGGCGGCTGTTGCGCTATAGGCAGGTGCTGCCGTATTACCGACGGTCACCGAGCCCTGATTTGAGGAACCAAACAGCGGGCCGACCAGTACGCTGGAGCTGCTATTGGTTTTCACTTTCAGTTTCACGACGCCATCGGTGGTGTGACGGGCGACAGGATCGGGAATATCCGGTACCGCATTGCCGATGCCTTTGGCGTAGGCTTTGGCTGGATCCAGCAGCGTGGTGGTTTGCTGGAGATCTTTTTCAGTGGTAAAGACCAGCACGTAAATTTTCTGTTGCCCCAGCGCAGGCGTCAGGCGCATCACCCCTTCAAGACGATCGGCGCTCATCACGCCCGGCTCCTGATAGGTAAAATAGCTGCTGGGGAAAAACGCCGACGGCGTCAGGTTCTGATCGAGGATCAGCACGTTCGGCGCATAGACGCTGCTTTGTTTGTTGACTTCACTGGTCAGCGTTAAGGTCAGCTCGCCGATATTCGCTGGCACGCTATAGGCGACAACCGGACCGGTAATGCCTGCAACGTCAAGGCGTTGCCCAACGGAAGCAATGGTCGAGGTTTGCTGTTTAGACTGATCGACCGGTGTCCACGTGAGCTGCTGCAGGGCAATGGCAGGAATAGCCGGGGCGGCAGCGGTGTTTTGCGGTACGTAGTTGACCTCAGCCAGGCTAACCGCCGGGGCTGCTGCCAGTAACCCCGCCGTCAGGCAGAGTGCAACGAGACTTTTGTTCATTTTCATTGTTATCACCTCAAAGTACCCGGGTGTAGCGGTGGCCAGGCAATAGCGCGCCAACCCTTAAGACGTTGAGGGGCTTGCGCCCCTCTTTATGTCAGATTAATGCGGTATTACCACCAGATTTCCATCTGTGCGCCGAAGGTGAATTCATCATCGTCGCCACGGCTGCTGGAGAACTGGCCGTTACCGGTAGAGTCGCTGATCGCTGAGCGGCCGATATTGCCGTTAGCATCTTTAGCGTAACCCCAGTTTTCATCCCATTTCGCATAGGTTGCGAAGACACGCAGTGCCGGGCGAGACCAGATGCTGTCGCCAGCCTGCCATTGTTGCGCGAGGGTGATTTTGTACTGGCTGTTACGATCGCTGGTTTGCTGTGATTTCACGTTGTCGTAGCCCACTTCCAGCAGGGTGCTCATGATCGGCGTCCATTTGTACATCGGGCGCACGCCGACGGTGTACCAGTCGGTACCACGATCGTCGTCACGATCAATTTTCTGGTACATACCGACGTACATCAGGTCCCATTTGTCAGCAAGCGTAATCGCACCGTGGTCAATCACGCGCCACAGAGAGCCATCGTTATTGACGTTGCGATCGGCTGCAATATCTTCATCGGTCCAGGAGCCCTGCGGAATACCTTTACCCTGTGCGGTCATGGCATCAGTAGCATATTGCAGAACAAATTTGTTAAAGCCTTTCATCATGCTCTGGGTATGTTCAGCAGTGAACATCCAGCCATCTTTTGATGCACCGTCTGCCAGACGATAATCATCAGTGGTGTTAGCACGACCGTAATCCACACCAAATTCCAGCATGCCGTCCGGGTTAGTTTCCAGACCGGCTAAACGCACGTCATACACGTCGTTGGCGGTATCTTTGGTCGCGTCATAAATATGGTTGCTGCTGAAGGAGGTAGAACCACCGGATTCCTGTGAACGCGTGGCGGCAAAGGAGAGTTTACCGATACCATTCAGATCGATGTTTTCGATACCGGCACCAGGACCTGAAATATCCCAGTAGTAGAAGTCGATCATGTGAACGTCATGACGCTGATAGAAACGCTTACCGGCCCAGATAGTAGAACCTGGCAGCGCATCGATCAGGTTTTTACCCTGCACGTTGGCTTCGCGGAAGGCCGGATCGGTGGCTTCCCAGTCATTCTGTTGTGCAACGGAGTAGGCGACGTTGGTGTCGAAATAGAAGCTCTTATCGCCTTCTTTCCACACTTCCTGACCCAGTTTCAGTTCCGCATAGGTTTCACATTCGTTACCGAGACGGTATTTACTTTGTGCACCGGTTGCCTGGAAACACTGTTGTTCGCCGCCGCTGCCGGTCCAGCCGATGCCGGAACGAGCATAACCTTTAAAATCGACGGCACCAGCGTGGGCAGAGAGAATGCCCGCGGTAATGGCGATCGCCAGTGGAAGTTTGCGCAGAGTAGTCATTATTCTATCTCCTGAGATCATTGCTTTTCTTTTATTACGCATCGTTCTTTACAGACTTTGCGTATTTAATGGGAATGCTTAAACGCCCGGCTCTTGATGCAACCGACGACATGCAGTGCCATCCTCACGGAACAGATGGCAGCGCTCTGGCGGCAGGCCGATAGCGAATGTGGCACCCTCTTCTACCAACACCACGTCATTCTGGCGGTACACCAGGTTCTGACGGATGGCGGGGATTTGGATATGGATCTGTGTTTCGTGGCCTAACTGTTCGACGACCTGAACCACGCCTTCCAGCGTGACATCAGCGATATCGCTGGGCAGCAGATGCTCAGGGCGAATACCGAGCGACATATTTGCGCCCACCTGAACGTTGGCGCTATCGACCGGTAGCCAGACGTGCTGACGGTTAGGCAGCTCAACCTGCACCTGATCGATCGCGGTTGCCGTGACCTTCACCGGCAGGAAATTCATTTTCGGCGAGCCAATAAACCCCGCGACGAAACGATCTGCCGGGTAGTGATACAGCTCCAGCGGCTTGCCTACCTGCGCCACCCGACCGGCGTCCAGCACCACAATTTTGTCGGCCAGCGTCATCGCTTCGACCTGATCGTGAGTGACGTAGATCATCGTTCGGCCCAGGCGTTTGTGCAGGCGGGAAATCTCAATGCGCATTTGCACGCGCAGCGCGGCGTCAAGGTTCGAGAGCGGTTCATCAAGCAGGAACACGCGCGGTTCCGCCACCAGCGTGCGGCCAATCGCCACGCGCTGACGCTGTCCGCCAGAAAGCGCTTTCGGCTTACGCTCCAGCAGATGTGCAAGCTGGAGCACTTCCGCCACCTGATTAACGCTCTGCTTCATGACCTCTTTTTTGGCACCCGCCAGCTTGAGACCAAACGACATATTTTCGGCAACGGAGAGATGGGGATAGAGCGCATAGGACTGAAACACCATACCCACACCACGTTCGGCCGGCGGGACATCGTTCATTCGGGTTTCACCGATGAACAAATCGCCACTGGTGATGGTTTCCAGACCGGCAATCATGCGCAACAGGGTCGATTTCCCACAGCCTGACGGTCCAACAAAAACCACGAACTCACCTTCATGGATCTCGAGGTTGATATCTTTTGATACCACCACGTCGCCCCAGGCTTTCGTTACATTCCGTAGCTGTACGCTCGCCATGCCCTCTCCCTTCGTTACAACCTGTCATCAACAGAAACATTCAAGATGGGCTGACTATGGGCCAAACATTGATGTGGTAAATCCTCCACCCCCTCTCTTTTTTATGGGGGAGGAGTTGGGAGGATGAGGCGCATGCTTCTGAGACCAGAAGCGGCGGGCCGCAGCTATTTTCGTGATGCGTCCGACAAAAATCGGCGTGTTTTTATGTGCGCTGGGACGCATAACTCAAATTTATGCAATGGAGATCACAGAACGAAGCGGTGGGGCGTAGAGGTGGGGAGGATGGAAAGGGCTTGCCAAACCCGGAGACTGAGCATCGTCAAGCCACCTGAGCGTCTCCACGAGTAATGACCATAAGGACGGGATAATATGAATATCAAAACTGGCGCACGCATCTTCGCACTCTCTGCTCTGACAACGATGATGCTTTCCGCCTCAGCTTTCGCCAAAATCGAAGAAGGCAAACTGGTTATCTGGATCAACGGCGATAAAGGCTACAACGGCCTCGCTGAAGTGGGTAAGAAGTTTGAAAAAGACACCGGCATTAAAGTGACCGTTGAACACCCGGATAAGCTGGAAGAGAAATATCCGCAGGTTGCCGCGACTGGCGACGGCCCGGACATCATCTTCTGGGCGCACGACCGCTTCGGGGGCTACGCTCAGTCCGGTCTGCTGGCAGAGGTTACGCCAGACAAAGCCTTCCAGGACAAACTGTATCCTTTCACCTGGGACGCCGTGCGCTATAACGGCAAGCTGATCGCTTATCCGATTGCGGTAGAAGCGCTGTCGCTGATTTATAACAAAGACCTCGTACCGAATCCGCCAAAAACCTGGGAAGAAATTCCGGCGCTGGATAAGTCGCTGAAAGCGAAAGGTAAGAGCGCGCTGATGTTTAACCTTCAGGAACCGTACTTCACCTGGCCGCTTATCGCTGCCGACGGCGGCTATGCGTTCAAATTTGCTGACGGCAAATACAACGTGAAAGACGTCGGCGTGGACAGTGCGGGCGCGAAAGCGGGCCTGAACTTCCTGGTCGATCTGATTAAAAACAAACACATGAACGCCGATACGGATTACTCCATCGCCGAAGCCGCCTTTAATAAAGGCGAAACGGCGATGACCATCAACGGTCCGTGGGCATGGTCCAACATCGATAAGAGCAAAGTGAACTACGGCGTCGCGCTGCTGCCGACCTTCAAAGGCAAGCCGTCTAAACCGTTCGTTGGCGTGCTGAGTGCGGGTATCAACGCCGCCAGCCCGAACAAAGAGCTGGCAAAAGAGTTCCTCGAAAACTACCTGCTGACCGATCAGGGTCTGGCTGAAGTGAACAAGGACAAACCGCTGGGTGCCGTGGCGCTGAAATCCTTCCAGGATCAGTTAGCGAAAGATCCGCGCATTGCCGCTACCATGGATAACGCCCAGAAAGGCGAGATCATGCCGAACGTTCCGCAAATGGCTGCCTTCTGGTATGCAGTTCGCACCGCAGTCATCAACGCTGCCAGCGGTCGTCAGACGGTGGATGCGGCGCTGAAAGATGCTCAGGGTCGTATTACGAAGTAAGGCTATCGTGTCTTTATCAGGTCTGCCTCTATTGCAGGCCTGATAAGGCATTTATGCCAGGACGAATTATTGTTGTAGAGGACGATCCCCATGGATGTCGTTAAAAAGAAACACTGGTGGCAAAGCGAGACGCTGAAATGGTCAGTGATTGGATTGCTGGCGCTGCTGGTGGGTTACCTTGTTGTTTTAATGTACGCCCAGGGGGAGTACCTGTTCGCCATCATGACGCTGATTTTAAGCGCGGCTGGCCTGTATATTTTCGCTAATCGTAAAACCTACGCGTGGCGCTATGTTTATCCTGGCATGGCCGGGATGGGGCTATTTGTCCTGTTCCCGCTGGTGTGTACCATCGCCATCGCCTTTACCAATTACAGCAGCACCAACCAGCTTACCCAGGAGCGCGCGCAGCAGGTGCTGATGGACCGCTCTTATCAGGCGGGTAAAACCTATAACTTCGGACTGTATCCGGCGGAGACTGAATGGCAACTTGCGCTGACCGACGGCGAAACCGGAAAAAATTATCTCTCCGACGCCTTCACTTTTGGCGGCGAGCAGAAAATCGCCCTGAAGGAAGTGGACGCCCTGCCAACGGCTGAGCGGGCTAACCTACGGGTGATCACCCAGAATCGCCAGGCGCTGACCCAGCTTACCGCCGTGCTGCCTGATGAAACTAACGTCATCATGAGCTCACTGCGCCAGTTCTCCGGCACGCGTCCTCTGTATACCGAGGCCAGCGACGGGACGCTGACTAACAATCAGAGCGGGGTTAAATACCGTCCGAACAATGAGATCGGCTACTATCAGTCGCTTAACGCCGACGGTAACTGGGGCGATGAGAAATTAAGCCCCGGCTACACCGTGACTATCGGCTGGGATAACTTTATGCGCGTCTTTACCGACGAAGGCATTCAGAAACCGTTCTTCGCCATTTTCGTCTGGACGGTGGTCTTCTCGGTGCTCACGGTGATACTGACCGTCGCGGTGGGCATGGTGCTGGCCTGCCTGGTACAGTGGGAATCGCTGAAAGGAAAAGCGGTCTACCGCCTGCTGCTGATCCTGCCCTACGCGGTACCGTCGTTTATCTCGATTCTGATTTTCAAGGGGCTGTTTAACCAGAGCTTCGGCGAAATCAACATGATGCTCAGC
Coding sequences within it:
- the malF gene encoding maltose ABC transporter permease MalF, whose amino-acid sequence is MDVVKKKHWWQSETLKWSVIGLLALLVGYLVVLMYAQGEYLFAIMTLILSAAGLYIFANRKTYAWRYVYPGMAGMGLFVLFPLVCTIAIAFTNYSSTNQLTQERAQQVLMDRSYQAGKTYNFGLYPAETEWQLALTDGETGKNYLSDAFTFGGEQKIALKEVDALPTAERANLRVITQNRQALTQLTAVLPDETNVIMSSLRQFSGTRPLYTEASDGTLTNNQSGVKYRPNNEIGYYQSLNADGNWGDEKLSPGYTVTIGWDNFMRVFTDEGIQKPFFAIFVWTVVFSVLTVILTVAVGMVLACLVQWESLKGKAVYRLLLILPYAVPSFISILIFKGLFNQSFGEINMMLSALFGIKPAWFSDPTTARAMIVIVNTWLGYPYMMILCMGLLKAIPDDLYEASAMDGAGPFQNFFKITLPLLIKPLTPLMIASFAFNFNNFVLIQLLTNGGPDRLGTTTPAGYTDLLVSYTYRIAFEGGGGQDFGLAAAIATLIFLLVGALAIVNLKATRMKFD
- a CDS encoding maltoporin; amino-acid sequence: MMTTLRKLPLAIAITAGILSAHAGAVDFKGYARSGIGWTGSGGEQQCFQATGAQSKYRLGNECETYAELKLGQEVWKEGDKSFYFDTNVAYSVAQQNDWEATDPAFREANVQGKNLIDALPGSTIWAGKRFYQRHDVHMIDFYYWDISGPGAGIENIDLNGIGKLSFAATRSQESGGSTSFSSNHIYDATKDTANDVYDVRLAGLETNPDGMLEFGVDYGRANTTDDYRLADGASKDGWMFTAEHTQSMMKGFNKFVLQYATDAMTAQGKGIPQGSWTDEDIAADRNVNNDGSLWRVIDHGAITLADKWDLMYVGMYQKIDRDDDRGTDWYTVGVRPMYKWTPIMSTLLEVGYDNVKSQQTSDRNSQYKITLAQQWQAGDSIWSRPALRVFATYAKWDENWGYAKDANGNIGRSAISDSTGNGQFSSSRGDDDEFTFGAQMEIWW
- the malK gene encoding maltose/maltodextrin ABC transporter ATP-binding protein MalK, producing MASVQLRNVTKAWGDVVVSKDINLEIHEGEFVVFVGPSGCGKSTLLRMIAGLETITSGDLFIGETRMNDVPPAERGVGMVFQSYALYPHLSVAENMSFGLKLAGAKKEVMKQSVNQVAEVLQLAHLLERKPKALSGGQRQRVAIGRTLVAEPRVFLLDEPLSNLDAALRVQMRIEISRLHKRLGRTMIYVTHDQVEAMTLADKIVVLDAGRVAQVGKPLELYHYPADRFVAGFIGSPKMNFLPVKVTATAIDQVQVELPNRQHVWLPVDSANVQVGANMSLGIRPEHLLPSDIADVTLEGVVQVVEQLGHETQIHIQIPAIRQNLVYRQNDVVLVEEGATFAIGLPPERCHLFREDGTACRRLHQEPGV
- the malE gene encoding maltose/maltodextrin ABC transporter substrate-binding protein MalE; this encodes MNIKTGARIFALSALTTMMLSASAFAKIEEGKLVIWINGDKGYNGLAEVGKKFEKDTGIKVTVEHPDKLEEKYPQVAATGDGPDIIFWAHDRFGGYAQSGLLAEVTPDKAFQDKLYPFTWDAVRYNGKLIAYPIAVEALSLIYNKDLVPNPPKTWEEIPALDKSLKAKGKSALMFNLQEPYFTWPLIAADGGYAFKFADGKYNVKDVGVDSAGAKAGLNFLVDLIKNKHMNADTDYSIAEAAFNKGETAMTINGPWAWSNIDKSKVNYGVALLPTFKGKPSKPFVGVLSAGINAASPNKELAKEFLENYLLTDQGLAEVNKDKPLGAVALKSFQDQLAKDPRIAATMDNAQKGEIMPNVPQMAAFWYAVRTAVINAASGRQTVDAALKDAQGRITK